The genomic stretch GATCAGCGCCATGATGGCCACGAAGCCTTCCAGCAGCATCGCACCGTAGCCGATGAACAGGATTTCTCTTTCATTGGCGACCATCTTCGGCGTAGTGCCGCTGCCGATGATGGCGTGAAATCCCGACAGCGCGCCGCACGCGATGATGATGAAGACGAACGGAAACACCTTGCCCGGTACTACCGGCCCGCCACCGTGGATATAAGGCGTTAGCGCCGGCATCTGAAGCGTTGGGTGGACAAAGAAGATGCCCAGGGTCAGTGCCGCGATGGTGCCGACTTTCAGGTAAGTGGACAGGTAATCCCGCGGGCACAGCAGCACCCAAACGGGCAACACCGATGCCACGAACCCGTAGAGCGGAATCACGATCGCCAGTTGGTGCTTGGAAAGCATGAACAGCTTCGACAAAGCGGGACTCGCGGCGACATAGGGTCCTGTTATGACAGCAGCGAAGAGCAGCACCACGCCGAGAATGCTGGCGCCAAGTACGTCACCCTTTCGGAAGCCGTAGAGCCAATATCCCATCAGCAGCGCGATCGGAAGCGTGCAGAAGACCACGAACGCGCCCCAGGCGCTCGAAAACAGCGCGTTGACCACGGCGATGGACAATCCGGCCAGCGTCAGGATCAGAATGAACAGGAACGCGAAGTGCGCCACCATGCCGGCGACTTTTCCGACCTCGGTTTCGGCGATCATCGAGAGGCTTCTGCCCTTATGCCTCACCGAGGCGAACAACACCACCATGTCGTGAACCGCGCCCGCCACCACGCACCCGATCAGGATCCACAGCGCACCGGGGAGGTAGCCAAATTGCGCGGCCAGCACCGGGCCGAGCAGCGGGCCAGCGGCCGCTATGGCAGCGAAGTGGTGTCCGAACAGTACGTATTTGTTGGTTTTGTGGTAGTCCACGCCATCGGCCATATAGTTGGCCGGTGTCGCTCTGCCATTCAGCTGAAGAACCTTGTCCGCAAGGAATATCCCGTAGAACCGGTACGCCATTGCGAAAATTAATAATGCGGCGAAGACAAGGACTAATGAATTCATCAATTCCTCCCTCAGGGCCTCTGGACAGCG from Terriglobales bacterium encodes the following:
- a CDS encoding carbon starvation protein A, with protein sequence MNSLVLVFAALLIFAMAYRFYGIFLADKVLQLNGRATPANYMADGVDYHKTNKYVLFGHHFAAIAAAGPLLGPVLAAQFGYLPGALWILIGCVVAGAVHDMVVLFASVRHKGRSLSMIAETEVGKVAGMVAHFAFLFILILTLAGLSIAVVNALFSSAWGAFVVFCTLPIALLMGYWLYGFRKGDVLGASILGVVLLFAAVITGPYVAASPALSKLFMLSKHQLAIVIPLYGFVASVLPVWVLLCPRDYLSTYLKVGTIAALTLGIFFVHPTLQMPALTPYIHGGGPVVPGKVFPFVFIIIACGALSGFHAIIGSGTTPKMVANEREILFIGYGAMLLEGFVAIMALIAACVLVPADYFAINSAPAAFAKLHLLPVNLPTLSKEVGETIQGRPGGAVSLAVGMSYVFSSVPGMKHLMSYWYHFCIMFEAVFILTAVDTGTRVGRFLLQELLGKVFPKMLEKKWWPGIVLTSLLFTGSWGYLVYTGDIATIWPLFGMSNQLLASSALIICTTMLIRTGKKKYAWVTGVPGVCMAFITMYAGYLNVVDNFLPKKLYLLVGFSIAVMVLMVILFVATFKRWIELLQRKQPLLIPEFDTPIYLEPAKQQAKMTEEAELVGTR